The following coding sequences are from one Dama dama isolate Ldn47 chromosome 8, ASM3311817v1, whole genome shotgun sequence window:
- the LOC133060454 gene encoding gamma-crystallin A gives MGKITFYEDRGFQGRRYECSSDHPNLQPYFSRCNSVRVDSGCWMLYERPNYQGHQYFLRRGDYPDYQQWMGLSDSICSCRAIPYTSSHRIRLYERDDYGGLVSELTEDCSCIHDRFRLSELHSLHVLEGCWVLYEMPNYRGRQYLLRPGDYRRYHDWGAVDARVGSLRRAIDLY, from the exons ATGGGGAAG ATCACCTTCTACGAGGACCGGGGCTTCCAGGGTCGCCGCTATGAGTGCAGCAGTGACCACCCCAACCTGCAGCCCTACTTCAGCCGCTGCAACTCTGTCCGCGTGGACAGCGGCTGCTGGATGCTGTATGAGCGCCCCAACTACCAGGGCCACCAGTACTTCCTGCGGCGCGGAGACTACCCCGACTACCAGCAGTGGATGGGCCTCAGCGACTCCATCTGCTCCTGCCGCGCTATTCCTTAC ACCAGCTCTCACAGGATAAGGCTGTACGAGAGAGATGACTACGGAGGCCTGGTGTCCGAGCTCACGGAAGACTGCTCCTGCATCCACGACCGCTTCCGGCTCAGTGAGCTCCACTCCCTCCACGTGCTGGAGGGCTGCTGGGTCCTCTACGAGATGCCCAACTACCGGGGGCGGCAGTACCTGCTGCGGCCGGGGGACTACAGGCGCTACCACGACTGGGGGGCCGTGGATGCCCGAGTGGGCTCTCTGAGACGGGCCATCGATTTGTACTAG
- the LOC133060455 gene encoding gamma-crystallin B, whose amino-acid sequence MGKITFYEDRGFQGHCYECSSDCPNLQPYFSRCNSVRVDSGCWMLYERPNYQGHQYFLRRGDYPDYQQWMGLSDSVRSCRLIPPHTGTFRMRIYERDDFRGQMSEITDDCPSLQDRFHLNEIHSLNVLEGSWVLYEMPNYRGRQYLLRPGEYRRYLDWGAMNAKVGSLRRVIDFY is encoded by the exons ATGGGAAAG ATCACCTTCTACGAGGACCGGGGCTTCCAGGGTCACTGCTACGAGTGCAGCAGCGACTGCCCCAACCTGCAGCCCTACTTCAGCCGCTGCAACTCCGTCCGCGTGGACAGCGGCTGCTGGATGCTGTATGAGCGCCCCAACTACCAGGGCCACCAGTACTTCCTGCGGCGCGGAGACTACCCCGACTACCAGCAGTGGATGGGCCTCAGCGACTCGGTCCGCTCCTGCCGCCTCATCCCGCCA CACACCGGCACTTTCAGAATGAGAATCTATGAGAGAGATGACTTCAGAGGACAGATGTCAGAGATCACAGACGATTGTCCCTCTCTTCAAGACCGCTTCCATCTCAATGAGATTCACTCCCTCAACGTGCTGGAGGGTTCCTGGGTCCTCTACGAGATGCCAAACTACAGGGGAAGGCAGTACCTGCTGAGGCCAGGGGAGTACAGGAGATATCTTGACTGGGGGGCAATGAATGCCAAAGTTGGTTCTTTAAGACGGGTGATAGATTTTTATTGA